In Paenibacillus hexagrammi, the following are encoded in one genomic region:
- a CDS encoding cold shock domain-containing protein yields the protein MQGKVKWFNAEKGYGFIEREDGGDVFVHFSAIQTDGFKTLEEGQSVEFDIVEGARGPQAANVTKL from the coding sequence ATGCAAGGTAAAGTAAAATGGTTTAACGCAGAAAAAGGCTATGGCTTCATCGAGCGCGAAGATGGTGGAGATGTATTCGTTCATTTCTCCGCAATTCAAACTGATGGTTTCAAAACTCTTGAAGAAGGTCAATCCGTTGAATTTGACATCGTAGAAGGCGCGCGCGGCCCACAAGCTGCTAACGTAACTAAACTATAA
- a CDS encoding flagellar protein FliT, with protein MHSLIERLYVMTKESVDRLHEATAEEIVQFIEEREMAIDRIRAESTELSLDEENRKTIDKIVAMDKLIENRLVLLQNQVKKQLNQTVQHRKVTAKYVNPYSADSFFFDKKK; from the coding sequence ATGCATAGCTTGATCGAACGTCTTTACGTAATGACTAAAGAATCTGTGGATAGGCTTCATGAGGCCACTGCAGAGGAAATTGTTCAGTTTATCGAAGAGCGGGAGATGGCCATCGACCGTATAAGAGCCGAATCAACTGAACTTAGTCTCGATGAGGAGAATAGAAAAACGATTGATAAAATTGTGGCTATGGATAAATTGATCGAGAACAGGCTTGTACTGTTGCAGAACCAAGTAAAAAAGCAGCTGAATCAAACAGTTCAGCATCGTAAAGTGACGGCCAAGTATGTGAACCCTTATTCGGCAGATAGCTTCTTCTTCGACAAAAAAAAGTGA